The Dreissena polymorpha isolate Duluth1 chromosome 8, UMN_Dpol_1.0, whole genome shotgun sequence genome includes the window CATATAATGATCAATCACtctataatgtaagtgtatatcaGATACACAATTGCAACTACTTACATTGCAACTTAATATGTATACACATGATGATACAAATGTTTTCgaataaaataccaaaattaGTATTCAATAATATGATAGAATAAGTCATAATAATGagtcttatatttatttttgcgaTTCAAAAGTTTAATTACGCCCAGATCGTGTGGGATTATGTGCATTATGTGTATTTAAATGTGGACTACTGTCGTTGATATCGTAATTTCTGAATTTTGGACTGTTTTGCATCAACCAATTATATGAACAAAAGAGGGAATACATTTGCATCTTTTCGTCGATGATCATTATTATGACATATATACAAAGTTATCGAAATTAGTTAAATTGTTCCAAACGGATATGTAAGATGAGAAAACCTGACTCACGTAAAGGAATATATTGTGGTGAAACGTTGTGAGAGCTTCCCATCGGTTGTCCATCCACTCAATCGTGTCCTCCACCATGTGCGAAAGTGCGGATTTTTACAAGAATACATTTACGTTTTTACGcagtatataatataatatatatattaacaccTAATGGTGGAGCATATTAATTgagtttgttttatatatatcgcTTTTGTATTTAGGATAATAACATGATTATCAAGTCATATCGAGACGCTCAAAAGGCCATTACAAGTTTATTATATTGGATACAATTAGTCGTATCTGTTATTCACCAAACAACGTCCAATCTTATCTGTCTGGTTGTTTGTTGTACGCCTAAATTTTCATAAGTTTCCAGCAGGTTGGATTAGTCTTCATTTACCTTTCAAGAAATTGATAATACATGATAAATAACTTAATGTCTGTTTTAACGTTAGTGGTCTTGTGGTTTTTAAATTGGGTCGGAAATCAACAAGAAATACTActtgtatatgtattttaattatcaATATAATTTTGGATTATACAAGACATCAATTATTAAATTGATCATTAAACAACACACAGGCTATCGAAAAAACACAACCCAAACAGATAGTCCAAACGATTGATTGTCAGAGTGAGCTAGAAAATCATCGAGTGCGCGAGTGAGTGATGAGTGATTTAAGAGTAAGTTTCGCATCTTACAAGAAGGGATATACTAAAATGAGTTAAAACTGCAAACACACAAATGCAAAATAGATACATATCTTTTAATGCAATAAGGTACTCACATGGACGAGAACAAATACTGCGAGTGTGTTATTTTAGAGTAGTTATTATTATGCAGAATtagtttattttttgcattttataattTAGCTTTAATCACGTTTAACTCTAACTAAGACTATAAAACATTTACGTTTAAATGCTCGGCTGCGGTTCGGAATTGCCTGAATCACTCCCAGCATCTGTACTCACGATGACATTGTTGTTTTAGGTGGTGTTGTGTCTTGCACGTGTTAAAGATAACACAAACGTAACATTGGTCATGATTAAACGAAATGAATAACCATAAACGAATAACATATAAACCATAAAACGAAAATAACAATGAACCACTATTTTACACTAGCTTAACGGCAAATTACGatcattattgtatttatttttgcttaaatctCATACAATTGCAGATGTACATATTTTGATTAAATGCATGATACACTTTCCATACGTAAGATTCGTATGTTGTCGCCAAAGAAGTTAAGTTTCTTCACCATATTTGCAAACTTTCAAAAATGTTGCAAAACGTTCAAAATAAAGACAAGTATAGCAATATCTCAAgctatgattttgtttttatgtcaaCTTGTGTTGCAAATAGTgttgcatgtattaaaatacgATGCACAGAACTTGTCCACGCTGTACTTAAACTGAGATGCGAGCGTTTGTAATAACACACAATCTTAATATAATACGTATGATCGTACAGAAATTCTACTCGATCGAATACATAATATTAAAAAGAACGAAAAGAAGAATAATCGAAGACGCTTTTTACACGCTTTTACATAAACTACCATATTAATTCCAgggtttatttatgtaaatatatgaagtTCAGACAACTTGATAAACGTGTTAGGAAAAAGATCAGTATCTGCTCTTCAAAGAAGTTTGCTGTCTTCAACATGTTTCATAACCATCACATATGATATGCAAAACAATTAGAAAATTACGTGTCACTTTCGCATTTAAGAGGAATGGCAAAATTAGTGCATGAAAAAAATGACCGCACATCTTAGTGAGACACTTTATAATGGCATATAAAGACATATTTGTACaggcatatttatttaaaactgtagCATTATGAACAGAAAAAACATACTATGACGGTGTTTCTTTAGATTGGTTGTTATTGTCCTTAAAATTATATGTAATTGCACTCTAAATAAGACAAGATTACCTTTCAATGTTCGGCTGTGCTTGGTCATCGTCAGATGGACTCCCATCATCCTTGCTCGGATTGTTAGTTTCATGGGACGAGTCTTCCGTGATCGAGTTTATGTTACCATTTCATTTGCCCGCCATGCTCGAGTTTCCTTTTCCATTTGATTCATCTGCCTTGCTTGAGCTGCCTTTTCTATTCGATGCGTCCGCCATACTCAACGTTTCATTCTATTCGTCCGCAATGCTCGAATTACCATTGCCATTTAATGTGTCCGCAATACTCGAGTTTCCATTTATATTTGATTCATCCGCCTTGCTCGAGTTACCAGTTCCAACTGATACGTCCGCAGTATTCgagttttcatttacatttgatTCGTCCTACTTGCTCGAGTTATTAGTTCCAATTGATGCGTACGTGGTACTCGAGTGTCCATTTACATTGGATTCGTCCGCCTTGCTCGAGTTACCCGTTCCAATTGATGCGTCCGTGGTATTCGAgtttcctttaacatttaaatcgTCCGCCCTGCTCGAGTAACCCGTTCCAATTGATGCGTCCGTGGTACTCGAGTTTGCTTTTACATTTGATTCGTCCGCCTTTCTCGAGTTACCAGTTTCAATTGATGCGTCCGTGGTAGTCGAATCTCCTTTTACATTTGATTCGTCTACCTTGTTCGAGTTACCAGTTCCAACCGTGGCACTCGATTGAACATTAACATTTGATTCGTCCGCCTTGCTCGATTTACCAGTTCCAATTGATGCGTCCGTGGTACTCGAGTTTCCTTTAACATTTGATTCGTGCGCCTTGCTCGAGTTACCCGTTCCAATTGATGCGTCCGTGGTACTCAAGTTCCCATTTACATTTGATTCGTCCGCCTTGCTCGAGTTACCAGTTCCAATTGATGCGTTCGTGGTACTCGAAATTCCTTTAAAATTTTATACGTGCGCCTTGCTCGAGTTGTTAGTTCCAATTGATGCTTCCGTGGTACTCGAGTTTCCTTTAACATTTGATTCGTCCGCCTTACTCGAGTTACTAGTTCTAACCGATGAGTCCGTGGTATTCGAGTTTCTTTTTGCATTTGATTCGTCCGCCTTGCTCGAGTTACCAGTTCCAATTGATGCGTCCGTGGTACTCGAGTTTCCTTTAAAATAAGATACGTCCGCCTTGCTCGAGTTGGTAGTTCCAATTGTTGCGCCCGTGGTACTCGAGTTTCCATTTGCATTTGATTTGTCCGCCTTGCTCGAGTTTCCAGTTCCAATTGATGCGTCCGCCTTGCTCGAGTAACCCGTGCCAATTGATGCGTCCGCAGTAATCAAGTTTCCATTTGCATTTGATTCGTCAGCCTTGCTCAAGTTACCAGTTCCAATTGATGTGTCCGTGGTACTCAAGTTTCCATTTACATTTGATTCGACCGCCTTACTAGAGTTATCCGTTCCAAATGATGTATCCGTGACCTCAAGTTTCCATTTACATTTGATTCGACCGCCTTACTATAGTTATCCGTTTCAAATGATGTGTCCGTGGTACTTAAGTTTCCATTTACATTTAATTCGTCCGCTTTACTCGAGTTTTTCGTTCAAAATGTTGTGTCCGTGGTACTCAAAGTTTCCATTTACATTTGATCCGTCCGCCTTGCTCGCGTCACCCGTTCCAATTGATGCGTCCGTGGTACTCGAGTTTCCATTAACATTTGATTCGTCCGCCTTGCTCGAGTTGGTAGTTCCAATTGTTGCGCCCGTGGTAATCGAGTTTCTATTTACATTGTATTTGTCCGCCTTGCTCGAGTTTCTATATAAATTTGATTCGTCCGCCTTGCTCGAGTTACCCGTGCCAATTGATGCGTCCGCAGTAATCAAGTTTCCATGTGCATTTGATTCGTCAGCCCTGCTCGAGTTACCAGTTCCAACTGATGCGTTCGTGAGACTCGAGTTTCCATTTACATTTGATTCGTCCGCCTTGCTCGAGTTATTCGTTCCACTTGATGTGTCCGTGGTACTCAAGTTTCCATTTACATTTGATTCGTCCGCCTTACTCAAGTTATCCGTTCCAATTGATGTGTCCGTGGTACTCAAGTTTCCATTTACATTTGATTCGTCCGCCTTACTCAAGTTATTCGTTCCAATTGTTGTGTCCGTGGTACCCAAGTTTCCATATACATTTGATTCGTCCGCCTTACTCGAGTTATATGTTCCAATTGATGTGTCCGTGGTACTCAAGTTTCCATTTACATTTGATTCGTCCGCATTGCTTGAATTACCAGTTCCAATTGATGCGTCAGCAGTACTcgagttttgtttacatttgattcGTCCGCCTTGCTCGCGTTACCCGTTCCAATTGATGTGTCCGTGGTACTCAAGTTTCCATTTACATTTGATTCGTACGCCTTGCTCGAGTTACCCGTTCCTATTGATGCGTCAGCAGTTCTCGAGTTTCCATTTACATTTGATTCGTCTGTCTTGCCCGAATTACCAGTTCCAATTGATGCGTCCGCAGTACTCgagttttcatttacatttgatTCGTCCGCCTTGCTCGAGTTACCCGTTCCAATTGATGCGTCCGTGGTACTCGGGTTTCCATTTACATTTGATTCGTCCGCCTTGCTCGAGTTACCCGTACCAATCGATGCGTCCGTGTTACTCGGGTATCCATTTACATTTGATTCGTCTGCCTTGCTCGAGTTTCCCGTCCCAATTGATGCCACTGTAGACCTCGAGTTTCCATTTACATTTGATTCGTCTGCCTTGCTCGAGTTACCCGTTCCAATTGATGCGTCCGCAGCATTCGAGCTTCCATTTACATTTGATGCGTCCGCCATGTTGTTCCGTTTGATGCACTTGTTGATGATAAAACAAAATCTTAATTTGTAATGCTTAATCATATTGAAATAATCTATTGGactaaatatttaacaaaataatgaacaaaataaaagttCACAACGTTACAGAATACGCTACAAAACCGATCATTGTTCAAAGCTGTTGTTTCGTTTTtcgaaaatgaaacaaaaatatttgaagTACCGATGATGATAGATGAACAATTTGAATGAGTTATGATCGGATCTTGTTTTCAAAATAGTTTTGATGTATCTACAAATTTCGGAAATCAACAAatgttcaaaacaaattaaacagcGCAATTGTGTTAAACGTAAACTCGTTTTACTCTAATGTAGCCTTAAAAGACTATATTGTAACACAATGCTAACTTAAATCGATATTCATTTGAAATCATTGTTTACAGCTCATTTTTTAGTTAAAAAGTTGGagaaacaacacaataaaaaatatttaacaggaCATGTTGAGTGCTGCCAGACCTGCACATACACACGCAGTTCACACGCTTAAACACAAGCGCACACAAGCAGATAAAGGTTTGATGAATATACACACACGtttcataaaatacaaatatgtttgaCAAGCGCATGTCATCATTTCAcagaaaaagaaacaaattcaAATTTGGACGAACTTTTTGAATGGACTCGAAATCGGAGCTGACAAACTTTGAGCGAGTATGTTTTTTAAGCGTTTTGGTAAATATACTTTTAACTGTTATTTTCAATAAAGCAATCGTTTAGTGCAAACTTATTGCGAAGAGAAAGCGTATGAACGCATTCACGAAACAGAGACTGACCGATCAATCGAACAATCTATCAAACAGACTTGACAGCTATCTTATTGTATTTCTTATTGTTTTTTGAGTAATCTATTTATTGCTCAAAATAACGAAATAACGAGCATATTGAAGAGGAATTAACATGCATTTGTAAATGATACTTACTCATCAAAACAGACTTATATAATTAGCGCGTTAAACATAACACAGTTTAAGTCTGTTATATCCAACATGTACATTGGATGTactttttaaaaccaaattaccTTTTATTCATTATTACCTCATCAGAGTTGTTAATCGGAAGAGTATTCCTTTCGTCGATTGCATTCACATTTGATACCGTATTATCTGCCATTTGTCTAATGCACTAGTACAGAACACTTCACCGTTTTTGAATGCATATTATCGGCTTTGTTCGTGAAATCATAAATTATCTGGTAATGATGACATCATATACTAGTGTCTAAAGGTTCTAGTCCAAAATATCGATGCGGCATATATGCTTGTTGatgttcttcaatattgaatCGCGCGTGTCAGTGAATCTCTCTCTGTTTTTCGATAGTACAAGTCCATAAAACCATTAAGTCTAATATGCGCATATAATGAAAACCAATCTTTGGCGTTTCGCGTTATATAACGACGGGTAATGATTTGCATACGCCTTTTAACATAAACAATCTGATCGGATGAGAAGCCATCACGAATTGGCTAATAATAACGTATAATTAAACCCCCTATCGATTTATATATAACATGGATAATGTTCCGAAGTATAAACATTTATCCGGAGTTCAAACTTATATAATTCCTCACtttttacaaattaaatgttGTTCAAGACATGTAAAATATCTTCGGAATAATTTATTTACACGTAGTTTCCGGTATCTTATAAAAACTAAAGTAAACAGACTAACGGATGTTAAAAGAGTGGTAAAAGAACCATCTCTTTTATTGCATGCTTTTTTCTTTGGAATAAATTACCTCAAATTTCAGAAATGCCGATGGTTTTTAATTTCTTTAGAGTAGTGTTAATAAACACCTTTTAAATATGTTGTATGTAGTATACATTAAGATTTTATTTGAGTCTTTTTGAGTCTATTTGTTTCTTGTTTGTTAACCATTTACGGATGATATGACAATCAGATTATGTAATATCCTTTACCTACGACGTATTCAACTTGGTTAGTGCAATATTATACATCTAGTAAACAATCTCAAATGTAATTACGCTTCCTGTATTGAAACGATTGGTTCCAAGCTGCAATGTTTTTATCATTGTTTATAATGGCTACCATTGCGTTTCATTATCGCTTTgtattcatcattattttatagAGACATAGACCTATATATTCAGTAATAACATGGGCATAACtgatcagttttatttcactgatatttctctatgaactaccggaaagcattaaaATGGTATACTCCGCTGAAGTATTATATAAGCAAATGATCTAAAGTTGATGTTAGTGAGCACACAAGTGATTTCTCGAGTGTTGAAAAATGAATTTTCCTTCAATCAGCCTTAGAAATCGAACAAAGGCAATTATAATTGTCTGTATTGCCCAGGGTTGTACCCTGCATCTCGAACGGGGTCCAAAGCTGCGTTGATAGGGGCCTCAGTGGTAATGCTGGATAGGAAGTTATATACTTTCCTCATGATGATGAACGAACGTTCCACAGTGGTAGAGTTAAACGTGCATAGCGAAGTAAACATAAAAACAAGCTGTATAATTCATGTGTCCGTGTTTATAGCGTATCGGCAACGGTTGATATTGATGTATGAAAGATTACAAAAATGTCCTTATACGAATTTAAGTAAATGGTAGACGACTAAAAGAACATGCTTTTCTAAAAGTTACAAACTCACGTTCATAAAGATTGATTTTAACTAGTTAAAGTATTTATATTGCTATGCTAACAGATATATGGATGTCATTCACACGTGATAATGGCATATAAGCAAGAGTTGCGAACTGCttttgttggaatgaaataaaatatatttcagaatttttttttttaatttttggtttACCTGTTAAACTGACATATTCAAATGTTGAAGTACTAGTGACCCAGTGTACAGGAGTCTTTACTCTTGACTGTTTGTTATTAGGCAAAACCCTATGCTTTACAAgatattattttgattctaaaaCGACGTATTGGTTCTATAATGTATTTTACTGGTCATTACATTAGAACTATATTTATATTCCGCATACATTTCTACAAAGTACGTTTCACTGCGCGTGTAAATGACTTC containing:
- the LOC127840329 gene encoding dentin sialophosphoprotein-like — its product is MADASNVNGSSNAADASIGTGNSSKADESNVNGNSRSTVASIGTGNSSKADESNVNGYPSNTDASIGTGNSSKADESNVNGNPSTTDASIGTGNSSKADESNVNENSSTADASIGTGNSGKTDESNVNGNSRTADASIGTGNSSKAYESNVNGNLSTTDTSIGTGNASKADESNADESNVNGNLSTTDTSSGTNNSSKADESNVNGNSSLTNASVGTGNSSRADESNAHGNLITADASIGTGNSSKADESNLYRNSSKADKYNVNRNSITTGATIGTTNSSKADESNVNGNSSTTDASIGTGDASKADGSNADESNANGNLITADASIGTGYSSKADASIGTGNSSKADKSNANGNSSTTGATIGTTNSSKADVSYFKGNSSTTDASIGTGNSSKADESNAKRNSNTTDSSVRTSNSRISSTTNASIGTGNSSKADESNVNGNLSTTDASIGTGNSSKAHESNVKGNSSTTDASIGTGKSSKADESNVNVQSSATVGTGNSNKVDESNVKGDSTTTDASIETGNSRKADESNVKANSSTTDASIGTGYSSRADDLNVKGNSNTTDASIGTGNSSKADESNVNGHSSTTYASIGTNNSSK